A region from the Pseudomonas sp. KU26590 genome encodes:
- a CDS encoding FliI/YscN family ATPase, which translates to MNAALDQWKSAHRQRLKGFSAVKVSGRVSAVSGILLECQIPAAKVGDLCEVSKSDGSTMLAEIVGFTRECTLLSALGTPDGIQVGAHIRPLGMAHRIGVDDSLLGSVLDGFGRPLLGDSEGAFAGPGDRRVTLPVIADALPPTQRPRISRALPTGVRAIDSAILLGEGQRVGLFAGAGCGKTTLMAELARNMDCDVIVFGLIGERGRELREFLDHELDATLRARSVLVCATSDRSSMERARAAFTATAIAEAFRERGLKVLLLLDSLTRFARAQREIGIAAGEPLGRGGLPPSVYTLLPRLVERAGMSENGSITALYTVLIEQDSMNDPVADEVRSLLDGHIVLSRKLAERGHYPAIDVQASISRIISNVTGREHQQANNRLRRLMAAYKQVEMLLRLGEYQPGSDPVTDCAVRLNEPINAFLRQDLREPVPLEETLAALMQLTSQLPE; encoded by the coding sequence GTGAACGCGGCGCTGGATCAATGGAAATCCGCTCACCGTCAGCGCCTGAAGGGCTTTTCTGCGGTGAAAGTCAGCGGCCGGGTCAGTGCCGTCAGCGGCATCTTGCTGGAGTGCCAGATTCCCGCAGCCAAGGTCGGTGACCTGTGTGAAGTGAGCAAATCCGACGGCAGCACCATGCTCGCTGAAATCGTCGGTTTTACCCGCGAGTGCACGTTGCTCAGTGCGCTCGGCACACCGGATGGGATTCAGGTCGGCGCGCACATTCGGCCGCTGGGCATGGCCCACCGCATCGGCGTCGATGACAGTTTGCTGGGCAGCGTGCTCGACGGTTTCGGCCGCCCGTTGCTGGGCGATTCAGAAGGCGCGTTCGCCGGCCCCGGTGATCGCCGCGTGACCCTGCCGGTGATCGCCGACGCCCTGCCGCCGACCCAGCGGCCGCGGATCAGCAGGGCGTTGCCCACCGGCGTGCGCGCCATCGACAGCGCGATTCTGCTCGGCGAAGGCCAGCGCGTCGGGCTGTTCGCCGGCGCCGGTTGCGGCAAGACCACGTTGATGGCGGAGCTGGCGCGCAACATGGATTGCGACGTGATCGTCTTCGGCCTCATCGGCGAACGGGGCCGTGAGCTGCGCGAGTTTCTCGACCACGAACTGGACGCCACCTTGCGCGCGCGTTCGGTGCTGGTCTGCGCCACCTCCGACCGTTCCAGCATGGAGCGCGCCCGCGCGGCCTTCACCGCCACGGCCATCGCCGAAGCCTTTCGTGAGCGCGGCCTGAAGGTGCTGTTGCTGCTTGATTCCCTGACCCGTTTCGCCCGGGCCCAGCGCGAGATCGGTATTGCCGCCGGCGAACCCCTCGGCCGTGGCGGCCTGCCGCCTTCGGTCTACACCCTGTTGCCGCGGCTGGTCGAGCGGGCGGGCATGAGCGAAAACGGCTCGATCACCGCGCTGTACACCGTGCTGATCGAACAGGACTCAATGAACGACCCGGTCGCCGACGAAGTGCGCTCGCTGCTGGACGGCCACATCGTGCTATCGCGCAAACTGGCCGAGCGCGGGCATTACCCGGCCATCGACGTGCAGGCCAGCATCAGCCGGATCATCAGCAACGTCACCGGCCGCGAGCACCAGCAGGCGAACAACCGATTGCGCCGTTTGATGGCGGCGTACAAGCAAGTGGAAATGCTCCTGCGCCTGGGCGAATACCAGCCCGGCAGCGACCCGGTCACCGACTGCGCCGTCCGGCTGAACGAGCCGATCAATGCGTTTCTGCGCCAGGACCTGCGCGAGCCGGTGCCGCTAGAAGAGACGCTGGCCGCGCTGATGCAACTCACGTCGCAACTCCCGGAGTGA
- the hrpT gene encoding HrpT family type III secretion system protein, which yields MNLRGLLLLFLVAATLAGCATHGCSGYSCKRPDSNDRELVIWWPPDMRQGIDERDHEQDFTVVPLKD from the coding sequence ATGAACCTGCGCGGTTTGCTTTTGCTGTTTCTGGTGGCCGCCACGTTGGCGGGGTGTGCCACCCATGGGTGCTCGGGTTATTCGTGCAAGCGGCCGGATTCCAATGACCGGGAGCTGGTGATCTGGTGGCCGCCGGACATGCGGCAAGGGATTGATGAGCGTGACCATGAGCAGGATTTTACTGTGGTGCCATTGAAGGACTGA
- the sctS gene encoding type III secretion system export apparatus subunit SctS, translating to MEALALFKQGMFLVVILTAPPLGVAVLVGVITSLLQALMQIQDQTLPFGIKLAAVGLTLAMTGRWIGVELIQFINLAFDLIARSGGAH from the coding sequence ATGGAAGCGCTGGCGTTGTTCAAACAGGGCATGTTTCTGGTGGTGATTCTCACGGCGCCGCCGTTGGGGGTCGCCGTACTGGTCGGCGTCATCACCTCGCTGTTGCAGGCGTTGATGCAGATCCAGGACCAGACCCTGCCCTTCGGCATCAAGCTCGCCGCCGTCGGCCTGACCCTGGCCATGACCGGGCGCTGGATCGGCGTCGAGCTGATCCAGTTCATCAACCTGGCCTTCGACCTGATCGCCCGGTCCGGCGGCGCGCACTAG
- the sctD gene encoding type III secretion system inner membrane ring subunit SctD, with amino-acid sequence MFELRVLTGLHQGAALPLVGEQWGIGADADQDLALHDPGVEQLHCRLQRQGEGWLLNAAEGPIADEEGHLHASTLLTPNTAFVLGSVWLCVSPAEDPWPSLPAVIPQAKSEQTAQTEAPASAPLEKVESRSRFFNRTTGVVIGLLLGIAGSAWSLSRSATPVSEQMAISTPAQLLAQQGNQPAKPSNEKSKTTEASAKKRIRLTSVDDVKRQLNTMLSERLLSDVSVEQTPEGLALSGNLKPESQLVYQRMLQRFKDRYDTPVALIDNVAAGTSGLPFTIVQIMSGPNAHLVTADGRRLYVGDELAGLRLTRIDDNRIQFDGDRHYEVSW; translated from the coding sequence ATGTTTGAATTACGCGTATTGACCGGCCTGCACCAGGGCGCCGCGCTGCCGCTGGTGGGTGAGCAATGGGGCATTGGCGCTGACGCCGATCAGGATCTGGCGCTGCACGATCCCGGCGTCGAACAGCTGCACTGTCGGCTGCAACGCCAGGGCGAAGGCTGGCTGCTCAACGCGGCCGAAGGCCCCATCGCCGATGAGGAAGGGCATCTTCACGCGAGCACCCTGCTCACCCCCAACACCGCATTTGTGCTGGGTTCGGTGTGGCTCTGCGTTTCCCCGGCAGAAGACCCGTGGCCTTCACTGCCGGCGGTGATTCCCCAAGCGAAGTCCGAGCAGACGGCGCAGACTGAAGCGCCGGCCAGCGCGCCGCTGGAGAAGGTCGAGTCGCGCTCGCGCTTTTTCAATCGCACCACGGGCGTGGTCATCGGCCTGCTGCTCGGCATCGCCGGCAGCGCCTGGAGCCTGAGTCGTAGCGCTACGCCCGTATCAGAGCAAATGGCGATCAGCACGCCGGCGCAGCTACTTGCGCAGCAGGGCAATCAGCCGGCCAAGCCTTCGAACGAGAAGAGCAAAACGACCGAGGCGTCGGCCAAAAAACGTATCCGGCTGACCAGCGTCGATGACGTCAAACGCCAGCTCAACACGATGCTCAGCGAACGACTGCTGAGCGATGTCAGCGTGGAGCAAACTCCGGAAGGCCTGGCGTTGAGCGGCAACCTCAAGCCTGAATCGCAACTGGTGTATCAGCGCATGCTGCAGCGTTTCAAGGACCGCTATGACACGCCGGTCGCGCTGATCGACAACGTCGCCGCCGGGACCAGTGGCCTGCCGTTCACCATCGTGCAGATCATGTCCGGGCCCAACGCGCACCTGGTCACGGCGGACGGTCGCCGGCTGTACGTCGGCGACGAGCTGGCCGGGCTGCGCCTGACCCGCATCGACGACAACCGCATTCAATTCGACGGCGATCGCCACTACGAGGTGAGCTGGTGA
- a CDS encoding FliM/FliN family flagellar motor switch protein → MVNEELYEDEIEDLADDESNEHGLNGRTGFSPETVDRGTGFSREAVEAPDPHATENEWQDETAADGHADESYAPQSTTQTSLDSLDQLPMALTLRCGSLELTLGDLRRIAAGTVLPVNGVTPGFATLCHGERIVAEGELVSVEGRLGLQITRMASNT, encoded by the coding sequence ATGGTCAATGAAGAATTGTACGAAGACGAGATCGAGGATCTCGCCGACGATGAGTCGAACGAGCACGGTTTAAACGGTAGGACCGGCTTCAGCCCTGAGACCGTTGACCGTGGGACCGGCTTTAGCCGGGAAGCTGTTGAAGCACCGGACCCTCACGCCACTGAAAACGAGTGGCAGGATGAAACCGCCGCCGATGGCCACGCGGACGAATCCTACGCGCCTCAATCAACAACCCAAACCTCCCTCGATTCCCTCGATCAACTCCCGATGGCCCTGACCCTGCGCTGCGGCAGCCTCGAACTGACCCTCGGCGACCTGCGCCGCATCGCTGCCGGCACCGTCTTACCCGTCAACGGCGTCACGCCTGGCTTCGCCACCCTGTGCCATGGCGAGCGCATCGTCGCGGAGGGCGAGCTGGTCAGCGTCGAGGGCCGGCTCGGTCTGCAAATCACGCGCATGGCGTCCAACACATGA
- the sctT gene encoding type III secretion system export apparatus subunit SctT, whose translation MPFDAQGLFELMLGMGLAAARILPCMILVPAFCFKYLKGPLRYAVVLVVSMVPAPSISRALSGMNDDWFSIGALLLKEAVLGTLLGLLLYAPFWMFASVGALLDSQRGALSGGQLNPALGPDATPLGELFQETLIMLVILSGGLSLITQVIWDSYLVWPPTAWLPGMTVDGLDLFLEQLNQTLQHMMLYAAPFIGLLLLIEAALAIIGLYAQQLNVSILAMPAKSMAGIAFLLIYLPTLLELGNGQIMQFADLKHLLGQLVHVP comes from the coding sequence ATGCCCTTCGACGCCCAGGGCCTGTTCGAACTGATGCTGGGCATGGGACTGGCCGCCGCACGCATCCTGCCGTGCATGATTCTAGTGCCGGCGTTCTGCTTCAAATACCTCAAGGGCCCGCTGCGTTATGCGGTGGTGCTGGTGGTGTCGATGGTGCCGGCGCCGAGCATCAGCCGCGCGCTGTCGGGAATGAACGACGACTGGTTTTCCATCGGCGCGCTGCTGCTCAAAGAGGCCGTGCTCGGCACCCTGCTCGGCCTGTTGCTCTACGCGCCGTTCTGGATGTTCGCCTCGGTGGGCGCGCTGCTCGACAGCCAGCGCGGCGCCTTGAGCGGCGGCCAGCTGAACCCGGCGCTGGGGCCTGACGCGACGCCGCTCGGCGAATTGTTCCAGGAAACGTTGATCATGCTGGTGATCCTGTCCGGCGGGTTGTCGCTGATCACTCAAGTGATCTGGGACAGCTATCTGGTCTGGCCGCCCACCGCCTGGCTGCCCGGCATGACGGTCGATGGGCTGGACCTGTTTCTCGAACAACTCAACCAGACCCTCCAGCACATGATGCTCTACGCGGCGCCGTTCATTGGCTTGCTGCTGTTGATCGAGGCCGCGCTGGCGATCATCGGCCTGTACGCGCAGCAACTGAACGTGTCGATTCTGGCGATGCCTGCCAAGAGCATGGCGGGCATTGCCTTCCTGCTCATCTACCTGCCGACGCTGCTGGAACTGGGCAACGGCCAGATCATGCAATTCGCCGATCTGAAGCATTTGCTCGGCCAACTGGTGCATGTGCCGTGA
- a CDS encoding type III secretion system protein, whose product MNSAMNSDINSDVSNVDMGGLDVNHLNISRPNTVGPALAGNPSFSPLQLREVSGDVAEASRLLGAGVSCGYTAQGQHGELTLRLMPDDANRDGSPLAGPALAGNASSLTWFDSATGPFALSDAEAVLSLLGELPVTLGGEHQPWYWQLVNQRMSTQLAELLCPLRPLSDITALSAEDESPDTAPMTCRLHLRLGSQVLHAQLCADARVLLQLLGGHHWQPHRQDVSPDWPIRQPLVLGELSLSLDQLASLQPGDVLLPSLCHFDDEGGGRLQLAGRQWAVQTDSRAEQLYVRFSHEEDLGHGQ is encoded by the coding sequence ATGAATTCGGCCATGAACTCGGACATAAATTCGGATGTGAGCAACGTGGACATGGGTGGATTGGACGTGAACCACCTGAACATCAGCCGTCCGAACACTGTAGGACCGGCTTTAGCCGGGAACCCGTCATTCAGTCCGCTGCAGCTGCGGGAAGTCAGCGGCGACGTCGCTGAGGCCTCGCGCCTGCTGGGTGCCGGCGTGAGCTGCGGCTACACCGCCCAGGGCCAGCACGGCGAACTGACCCTGCGATTGATGCCCGACGATGCAAACCGGGATGGCTCGCCCCTCGCGGGACCGGCTTTAGCCGGGAACGCGTCATCGCTGACGTGGTTCGATAGCGCCACCGGCCCCTTCGCCCTGAGCGACGCCGAAGCGGTGCTCAGCCTGCTCGGCGAACTGCCGGTCACCCTCGGCGGCGAGCACCAGCCGTGGTACTGGCAGTTGGTGAATCAACGCATGAGTACACAACTGGCGGAACTGCTTTGCCCTCTGCGGCCACTCAGCGATATCACTGCGCTGTCCGCCGAGGACGAAAGCCCGGATACCGCGCCGATGACCTGCCGATTGCACCTGCGGCTGGGTTCGCAGGTGTTGCACGCACAGCTCTGCGCCGACGCGCGGGTCCTGCTGCAACTGCTCGGCGGCCACCACTGGCAGCCGCACCGGCAGGACGTGTCGCCAGACTGGCCCATCCGCCAGCCGCTGGTGTTGGGCGAGCTGTCGTTGAGCCTTGATCAGTTGGCGTCGCTGCAACCGGGGGACGTGCTGCTGCCGTCGCTGTGTCATTTCGATGATGAAGGCGGCGGGCGGCTGCAACTGGCGGGTCGGCAATGGGCAGTGCAGACGGACAGCCGCGCAGAGCAGCTGTATGTACGGTTCAGCCACGAGGAAGACTTGGGACATGGTCAATGA
- the sctR gene encoding type III secretion system export apparatus subunit SctR, with protein MIMDGMNPVMLALFLGALSLIPFLLIVCTAFLKISMTLLITRNAIGVQQVPPNMALYGIALAATMFVMAPVAHEIQQRVHDRPLEMGSTEKLQASANTVIEPLQRFMSRNTDPEVVAHLLDNTQRMWPKDMADQASKSDLLLAVPAFVLSELQAGFQIGFLIYIPFIVIDLIVSNLLLALGMQMVSPMTISLPLKLLLFVLVQGWTRLLDSLFYSYM; from the coding sequence ATGATCATGGACGGGATGAACCCGGTGATGCTGGCGCTGTTTCTCGGCGCCCTGTCGTTGATTCCGTTTCTGTTGATCGTCTGCACGGCCTTCCTCAAGATCTCCATGACCCTGCTGATCACCCGCAACGCCATCGGCGTGCAGCAAGTGCCGCCGAACATGGCGCTCTACGGCATCGCCCTGGCCGCGACCATGTTCGTCATGGCCCCCGTTGCCCACGAAATTCAGCAGCGGGTTCACGACCGCCCGCTGGAGATGGGCAGCACCGAGAAATTGCAGGCCAGCGCCAACACCGTCATCGAGCCGCTGCAGCGCTTCATGAGCCGTAACACCGACCCGGAAGTTGTGGCGCATCTGCTCGACAACACCCAGCGTATGTGGCCCAAGGACATGGCCGATCAGGCCAGCAAAAGCGACCTGCTGCTGGCCGTGCCCGCCTTCGTTCTGTCCGAGTTGCAGGCCGGTTTTCAGATCGGCTTTCTGATCTACATCCCGTTCATCGTCATCGACCTGATCGTCTCCAACTTGCTGCTGGCGCTGGGCATGCAGATGGTCTCGCCGATGACCATTTCGCTGCCCCTCAAACTGCTGCTGTTCGTGCTGGTGCAAGGCTGGACGCGCCTGCTCGACAGCCTTTTCTACTCGTACATGTGA
- the sctV gene encoding type III secretion system export apparatus subunit SctV, which yields MDRVINLLNSIAHAAMRRSEIVGAFVVIAIVFMMITPLPTGLVDVLIAINICISCLLIMLAMHLPRPLAFSTFPAVLLLTTMFRLALSISTTRLILLNQDAGHIVEAFGQFVVGGNLAVGLVIFLILTVVNFLVITKGSERVAEVGARFTLDAMPGKQMSIDSDLRANLISVHEARKRRAELGKESQLFGAMDGAMKFVNGDAIASLIIVAINMIGGIAIGVVQHNMTAGDALQVYTVLTIGDGLIAQIPALLISVTCGMIITRVPSGENGVEANIGREIAEQITSQPKAWIIAAVAMLGFAALPGMPTAVFVVISIICGVGGLLQLHRAKPKAEQAQVVAVAPEMNGREDLRTFSPSRQFVLHFHPSQNPAQIEALVSEIRQRRNRLVVQYGLTLPSFIIETSELLPPDEFRFSVYEVPLLRATLSQTHVAVDARSVEGSPELAVYGSLEREEGQWLWLPTDSPQLQEAHIERIDATTLIIERMERALQSCGPQFIGLQETKAILGWLESEQPELAQEMQRVLPLARFSAVLQRLASECVPLRAIRVIAETLIEHGQHEREVTVLADYVRIALKSQIYHQYSGPEGLLVWVLTPESEGILRDGLRQTQTETFFALDNETSQLLVQQLHIAFPLRSAQRAVLLVAQDLRSPLRTLLQDEFYHVPVLSFAEISNAAQVKVLGRFDLEDDFESDQEDDPHALDNEYAA from the coding sequence ATGGATCGTGTCATTAACCTGCTCAATTCGATCGCGCACGCGGCCATGCGCCGCTCGGAAATCGTCGGTGCATTCGTGGTCATCGCCATCGTCTTCATGATGATCACGCCGCTGCCCACCGGGCTGGTGGACGTGCTGATCGCCATCAACATCTGCATCTCGTGCCTGTTGATCATGCTGGCGATGCACCTGCCGCGCCCGTTGGCGTTCTCGACCTTTCCGGCGGTGCTGCTGCTGACGACGATGTTTCGTCTGGCGTTGTCGATCTCCACCACCCGCCTGATCCTGCTCAATCAGGACGCCGGGCACATTGTCGAAGCGTTCGGCCAGTTCGTGGTGGGCGGCAACCTGGCGGTGGGCCTGGTGATCTTCCTGATCCTCACGGTGGTGAATTTTCTGGTGATCACCAAGGGTTCGGAGCGGGTCGCGGAAGTCGGCGCGCGGTTTACCCTCGACGCGATGCCGGGCAAGCAGATGTCCATCGACAGTGACCTGCGCGCCAACCTGATCAGCGTCCACGAAGCGCGCAAACGCCGCGCCGAACTGGGCAAGGAAAGTCAGCTGTTCGGCGCCATGGACGGGGCCATGAAGTTCGTCAACGGCGACGCCATCGCCAGCCTGATCATCGTCGCCATCAACATGATCGGCGGCATCGCCATCGGCGTGGTGCAGCACAACATGACCGCCGGCGACGCCTTGCAGGTCTACACCGTGCTGACCATCGGCGACGGCCTGATCGCGCAGATTCCGGCGCTGCTGATTTCGGTCACCTGCGGCATGATCATCACCCGCGTGCCCAGCGGCGAAAACGGCGTCGAAGCCAACATCGGCCGGGAGATCGCCGAGCAGATCACCAGCCAGCCCAAGGCGTGGATCATCGCAGCAGTCGCGATGCTCGGCTTCGCCGCGTTGCCGGGCATGCCGACGGCGGTGTTCGTGGTCATCTCGATCATCTGCGGCGTCGGCGGCCTGCTCCAGTTGCACCGCGCCAAGCCCAAGGCCGAGCAAGCCCAGGTGGTGGCCGTCGCGCCGGAAATGAACGGCCGCGAAGACCTGCGCACCTTCTCCCCCAGCCGCCAGTTCGTGCTGCACTTTCACCCCAGCCAGAACCCGGCGCAGATCGAGGCGCTGGTCAGCGAAATCCGTCAGCGACGTAATCGGCTGGTCGTGCAATACGGCCTGACCCTGCCCTCGTTCATCATTGAAACCAGCGAGCTGTTGCCGCCGGACGAGTTTCGCTTTTCGGTCTACGAAGTGCCGCTGCTGCGGGCCACGCTCAGCCAGACCCACGTCGCGGTGGACGCGCGTTCGGTGGAAGGTTCGCCGGAGTTGGCCGTGTACGGCAGCCTCGAGCGCGAGGAAGGCCAATGGTTGTGGCTGCCGACCGACTCGCCGCAACTGCAGGAAGCACACATCGAACGCATCGACGCGACGACGCTGATCATTGAGCGCATGGAGCGCGCGCTGCAGTCCTGCGGGCCGCAGTTCATCGGTCTGCAGGAAACCAAGGCGATCCTCGGCTGGCTGGAATCGGAGCAGCCGGAGCTTGCCCAGGAAATGCAGCGCGTGCTGCCGCTGGCGCGCTTTTCGGCAGTGCTGCAACGCCTGGCCTCGGAGTGCGTGCCGCTGCGGGCCATCCGGGTCATCGCCGAAACCCTCATCGAACACGGCCAGCACGAACGCGAAGTCACGGTGCTCGCCGACTACGTGCGCATCGCGTTGAAATCACAGATTTACCATCAGTACTCCGGCCCCGAGGGCTTGCTGGTCTGGGTACTGACGCCGGAAAGCGAAGGCATTCTGCGCGACGGCTTGCGCCAGACCCAGACCGAAACCTTCTTCGCGCTGGACAACGAGACCAGTCAGTTGCTGGTGCAACAGCTGCACATCGCCTTCCCGCTGCGCAGCGCCCAACGCGCCGTGCTGCTGGTCGCCCAGGATTTGCGCAGCCCGCTGCGCACCCTGCTGCAGGATGAGTTCTATCACGTGCCGGTGCTGTCGTTTGCCGAGATCAGCAACGCGGCGCAGGTCAAGGTGCTGGGGCGCTTCGACCTGGAAGACGACTTTGAGAGCGATCAAGAAGACGATCCGCACGCGCTGGATAACGAGTACGCCGCTTGA
- a CDS encoding type III secretion protein HrpV: protein MIRVSEKSAFYAHVAAERAAIWPVATGVAFVSRREHRDWGIALHIEGRALRPEQLRDALERRFSQAELFNDFFLFLDVQRDFVVWHAVPDAQGAGVSLDSIRRQELELAGLGHLSDALQ from the coding sequence ATGATTCGGGTATCGGAAAAGTCAGCGTTTTACGCCCACGTCGCCGCCGAGCGTGCGGCGATCTGGCCGGTGGCAACGGGCGTGGCGTTTGTCAGTCGACGTGAGCACCGGGACTGGGGCATCGCGCTGCATATAGAGGGCCGCGCCTTGCGGCCGGAGCAGTTGCGCGATGCGTTGGAGCGGCGGTTTTCGCAGGCGGAGTTGTTCAACGATTTCTTTTTGTTTTTGGATGTGCAGCGGGATTTTGTGGTCTGGCATGCGGTGCCGGATGCGCAGGGGGCGGGGGTGAGTCTGGACAGTATTCGTCGGCAGGAGCTGGAGCTGGCGGGGTTGGGGCATCTCAGTGATGCTTTGCAGTAA
- a CDS encoding type III secretion protein, whose protein sequence is MEEALEVDPQTLAMEQVISVLTPLRQHRQASAERAQRQAQKTLEQMHEHLQQTRDSYGQERHNQRERRQVLSSAHVNKAMSLDDLERWHEKENRMLDRLAYIRQDMARQALGIEEQQQRLAEAKDAAKASQRAVEKLACLAEALNEQGEST, encoded by the coding sequence GTGGAAGAAGCGCTCGAAGTCGACCCGCAAACCCTCGCCATGGAACAAGTCATCAGCGTGCTCACGCCGCTGCGTCAGCATCGCCAGGCCAGTGCCGAACGCGCGCAACGGCAGGCGCAGAAAACCCTGGAGCAGATGCACGAACACCTGCAACAGACTCGCGATTCATACGGGCAGGAACGCCATAACCAGCGCGAACGCCGGCAGGTGTTGAGCAGCGCCCACGTCAACAAAGCGATGTCGCTGGACGACCTCGAACGCTGGCACGAGAAGGAAAACCGCATGCTCGACCGGCTGGCCTATATCCGCCAGGACATGGCCCGCCAGGCGTTGGGTATCGAGGAACAACAGCAGCGTCTGGCCGAGGCGAAGGACGCAGCGAAAGCATCCCAACGCGCCGTGGAAAAACTCGCCTGCCTGGCCGAGGCCCTCAACGAACAAGGTGAATCGACATGA
- a CDS encoding type III secretion system HrpP C-terminal domain-containing protein → MNSPVQHTPRPQPQPRAETPRAPTPSPSPAAPGDTRQPSATVRRTDADRLRRLCDESALPESLSADGMFFSQLLVPPVTEEQSESGFAGSSFSTLFPAEGVPTQLIDELAQRLPQQPDGPLSLTLLMPNLGKVQVNANKRDNQWSIELGFARRGVLKRLQPHQRNCESALEQALGCDVDLSLHEESPA, encoded by the coding sequence ATGAACAGCCCGGTCCAACACACGCCTCGCCCTCAGCCGCAGCCCCGTGCCGAGACGCCCCGCGCGCCCACGCCTTCGCCATCCCCTGCCGCGCCGGGCGATACGCGCCAGCCGTCGGCCACTGTGCGTCGCACCGATGCTGATCGCCTGCGTCGGCTGTGCGATGAATCCGCCTTGCCTGAGTCGTTGAGTGCAGACGGGATGTTTTTTTCCCAACTGTTGGTGCCGCCGGTGACCGAAGAGCAAAGCGAATCGGGCTTCGCCGGCAGCAGCTTCAGCACGTTGTTCCCCGCTGAAGGCGTGCCGACGCAGCTCATCGACGAGCTCGCCCAGCGTCTGCCCCAGCAGCCGGACGGCCCGTTGAGCCTGACCTTGCTGATGCCCAACCTGGGCAAGGTGCAGGTCAACGCCAACAAGCGCGACAACCAGTGGAGCATCGAACTGGGCTTCGCAAGGCGCGGCGTACTGAAACGCTTGCAGCCCCATCAACGCAACTGCGAAAGCGCACTGGAACAGGCGCTGGGCTGTGACGTTGATTTGTCGTTGCACGAGGAGTCGCCAGCATGA
- the sctU gene encoding type III secretion system export apparatus subunit SctU, which yields MSEKTEKATPKQLRDAREKGQVGQSQDLSKLLVLLVVSEVTFGLADESVARLLHLMTLSFQGVGQPFMHTLEQVASEGASVLIGFILSSVGVAMLMRLVGSWIQIGFLFAPKALKLDFNKLNPFAHAKQMFSAQSLTTLLLSILKATAIAATLYVVVKPSLGTLILLSSTDLTTYWHALLQVFRHILRATLGLLLVIGAVDFALQKYFHAKKLRMSHEDIKKEYKQAEGDPHVKGHRRQLAHELLNQAPTAPAKPVEDADMLVVNPTHYAVALYYRPGTTPLPQIHCKGEDDEALALIARAKKAGIPVVQSIWLARTLYKVKAGKYIPRTTLLAVANIYQIVRQLEEVTDEVIRIDDV from the coding sequence GTGAGCGAAAAAACCGAAAAGGCCACGCCCAAACAACTGCGCGACGCCCGCGAAAAAGGCCAGGTCGGGCAGAGCCAGGACCTGAGCAAACTGCTGGTGTTGCTGGTCGTCAGCGAAGTGACGTTCGGCCTGGCGGACGAAAGCGTCGCGCGGTTGCTGCACTTGATGACGCTGTCGTTCCAGGGCGTTGGCCAGCCCTTCATGCACACGCTGGAACAGGTCGCCAGTGAAGGCGCGAGTGTGTTGATAGGGTTCATTCTGAGCAGCGTCGGCGTCGCGATGTTGATGCGCCTGGTGGGCAGCTGGATTCAGATCGGGTTCCTGTTCGCGCCCAAGGCATTGAAGCTGGACTTCAACAAGCTCAACCCGTTCGCCCACGCCAAGCAGATGTTCTCGGCGCAGAGCCTGACCACGCTACTCCTCAGCATCCTGAAAGCCACGGCCATCGCGGCGACGCTGTATGTGGTGGTGAAGCCGTCGCTGGGCACGCTGATTTTGCTCTCGAGCACCGACCTGACGACGTACTGGCATGCGCTGTTGCAGGTGTTCCGGCACATCTTGCGGGCGACGCTGGGGTTGCTGTTGGTGATCGGCGCGGTGGATTTTGCGCTGCAGAAGTACTTCCACGCGAAGAAGCTGCGGATGAGCCATGAGGACATCAAGAAGGAATACAAGCAGGCCGAGGGTGACCCCCATGTGAAGGGGCATCGTCGGCAACTGGCCCATGAGTTGTTGAACCAGGCACCGACCGCGCCGGCCAAGCCGGTAGAGGATGCGGACATGCTGGTGGTGAATCCGACGCATTATGCGGTGGCGCTGTATTACCGTCCGGGCACGACGCCGCTGCCGCAGATTCACTGTAAGGGTGAGGATGATGAGGCGCTGGCGTTGATTGCGCGGGCGAAGAAGGCAGGGATTCCGGTGGTGCAGAGTATCTGGCTGGCGCGGACGCTTTATAAGGTCAAGGCGGGCAAGTACATCCCGAGGACGACGCTGTTGGCGGTGGCGAATATTTATCAGATCGTGCGGCAGCTTGAGGAAGTGACGGACGAAGTCATTCGTATAGACGATGTTTGA